The sequence ATTAATCGCTAAAGAGCTTGGTCTTGATATAAATGATAGTTTTAATTGGAGTTATCCCAAGTCTTTTGAACTCTTGAAAATAGGTATAGTTGGTAAATATCTGGGAACAGATGATGCTTACAAGAGTATAATTGAATCTATATATCTTTCAGGTGCTCAAAAACCTATAGTTATTGACGCACAAGAACTTGAAGATATGACGGATGAGCAAATCAAAAACTATTTAGATGATTTTGACGCATTGATTATTCCAGGAGGGTTTGGTAGAAGAGGAATAGAAGGAAAGATAAAAGCAATAAAATATGCAAGGGAAAATAAAAAACCAATTCTTGGAATTTGTCTTGGAATGCAGCTTATGGCTATAGAATTTGCTAGAAATGTTGGAAAATTAGAAGGTGCAAACTCTACAGAATTTGATGAGAATACCCCATACCCAGTAGTCAATATGATGGAATCACAAAAAGAGGTATTAAATCTTGGTGGGACAATGAGGCTAGGGGCACAAAAGACACAAATTATGAAAGGAACTCTTTTAAGTAGAATTTATGATGGACAAGAGGTTGTGTATGAAAGACACAGACACCGCTACGAAGTTGATGCAGAAGCATTTCCTCAATTATTTAAAAATCCAGGAGAAGAAGGTTATAAACTAACAATATCAGCAAGATCTGATTTTGTTGAAGCAGTTGAACTTGATGATCATCCATTCTTTGTAGGTATTCAATATCACCCAGAATATAAATCAAAAGTTGGAAAACCTCACCCTATTTTTAAGTGGTTAGTAAAGGCTGCAGGAGGAAAAATAAATGATTGATTATCATATACACAGTAATTTTTCTCCAGATTCAAATTCAAGTGTAGAAGATATTGTAAAATATGCAAGAGAAAAGAATTTGAAGATTATAATTACGGATCATTACGAGGCAGTTGAAAAGGATCATAACTTTAAATTTGATGTAAAA comes from Thermosipho africanus Ob7 and encodes:
- a CDS encoding CTP synthase, which translates into the protein MPQRFIVVTGGVLSGIGKGIFSASLARILKDSGVNVNILKIDPYLNVDAGTMNPNQHGEVFVTDDGYEADLDLGHYERFLGINVSRKNNITAGQIYYSVIKREREGKYLGSTVQIVPHVTSEIKDRIKTMDGDLLVIEIGGTVGDIEGEVFLEAVRELAFEIGREKFHFVHVTYVPYLRTTNEFKTKPTQQSVQLLRRIGIHPDTIIVRTEMPIDANSLFKVSLFSGVPRNRVINLPDASNVYEVPDVLHSLNLHKLIAKELGLDINDSFNWSYPKSFELLKIGIVGKYLGTDDAYKSIIESIYLSGAQKPIVIDAQELEDMTDEQIKNYLDDFDALIIPGGFGRRGIEGKIKAIKYARENKKPILGICLGMQLMAIEFARNVGKLEGANSTEFDENTPYPVVNMMESQKEVLNLGGTMRLGAQKTQIMKGTLLSRIYDGQEVVYERHRHRYEVDAEAFPQLFKNPGEEGYKLTISARSDFVEAVELDDHPFFVGIQYHPEYKSKVGKPHPIFKWLVKAAGGKIND